A window from Ignavibacteriota bacterium encodes these proteins:
- a CDS encoding sigma 54-interacting transcriptional regulator: MQKNFPNISELKNLTKDQYEALYNLSQTLNSASQEESLIENIIDILIEVTNAERGLFAKYDSETFKFSIVSARNLKKENISDLSNFSSSVMQQVVNKNKPVLYHDVQSNPKLTQFESVQLHKITSILGVPIKKNENIWGVILVDSQTDRKEFTDKNLLFLQFFSNLASITFDKIFEIENLADENIRLKNVLESFENIPDMIGESKPIKELTNTIHKVANTDATVLILGESGSGKDLVARAIHNLSHRKDFPYLAQFCGSIPDSLLESELFGYVKGAFTGAIKDKKGLFEIADNGTFFLDEIADISSALQAKLLRVIENKEIIRLGDTKVKKINVRILTATNKNLKKLVEEGKFREDLYYRLNVFPIYVPALRERKEDIPLLAKYFIEQNGNKNIKLNLNAINKLEKYSWPGNVRQLQNVLSRAIILTSNGIINDEHIALENESSESFNKRTLHEIEMKILLDRLNEFQGNKTLAAKSLDVSVRWIQLKMKEFNSESE, encoded by the coding sequence ATGCAGAAAAATTTTCCAAATATAAGCGAGCTTAAAAATCTTACAAAAGATCAATACGAGGCTTTATATAATTTGAGTCAAACTTTAAATTCGGCATCTCAAGAAGAATCTTTGATAGAAAATATAATTGATATTTTGATTGAAGTTACAAATGCTGAACGAGGTTTATTTGCAAAATATGATTCGGAAACTTTTAAATTTTCAATCGTATCTGCAAGAAATTTGAAGAAAGAAAATATTTCTGATTTATCAAATTTTTCATCAAGTGTAATGCAGCAGGTTGTAAATAAAAATAAACCTGTTTTATATCATGATGTTCAATCAAACCCAAAACTCACACAGTTCGAGAGCGTTCAACTTCATAAAATAACTTCTATTCTTGGAGTTCCGATTAAAAAAAATGAAAATATTTGGGGAGTAATTTTAGTTGATAGTCAAACCGACCGAAAAGAATTTACGGATAAAAATTTATTGTTTCTGCAATTTTTCTCAAATCTTGCATCAATAACTTTTGATAAAATTTTTGAAATAGAAAATCTTGCTGATGAAAATATTCGCTTGAAAAATGTATTGGAATCATTTGAAAATATTCCGGATATGATTGGAGAAAGCAAGCCAATTAAGGAATTAACCAATACAATTCATAAAGTAGCAAATACAGATGCAACAGTTCTAATTCTTGGCGAAAGCGGCTCTGGTAAAGATTTGGTAGCGCGTGCAATTCATAATTTAAGTCATCGAAAAGATTTTCCTTATTTAGCACAATTCTGCGGATCAATTCCCGATAGTCTTTTAGAAAGTGAACTTTTCGGTTATGTGAAGGGAGCATTTACAGGCGCAATAAAAGACAAAAAAGGGCTTTTCGAAATAGCCGATAACGGAACATTTTTCTTAGATGAAATTGCGGATATCTCAAGCGCGCTTCAAGCAAAGTTGCTCCGCGTTATTGAGAATAAAGAAATAATTCGACTTGGCGATACAAAAGTTAAAAAAATAAATGTTAGAATTTTAACAGCGACAAATAAAAATCTTAAAAAATTAGTTGAAGAAGGAAAATTTCGCGAAGATTTGTATTACAGATTAAATGTTTTTCCAATTTATGTTCCGGCATTAAGAGAAAGAAAAGAAGATATTCCCCTTCTTGCAAAATATTTTATTGAGCAGAATGGAAACAAAAATATCAAATTAAATTTAAATGCAATAAATAAATTAGAAAAATATTCTTGGCCTGGAAATGTTAGACAATTGCAAAATGTTTTAAGTCGTGCAATAATTTTAACATCTAACGGAATAATTAATGATGAACATATTGCATTGGAAAATGAAAGCAGCGAAAGTTTTAACAAAAGAACTTTACATGAAATTGAAATGAAAATTCTTCTTGATAGATTAAATGAATTTCAAGGGAACAAAACTTTAGCTGCAAAGTCTCTTGATGTTTCGGTAAGATGGATTCAATTAAAAATGAAAGAATTTAATAGTGAATCCGAATGA
- a CDS encoding serine/threonine protein kinase: MKENLNEILFKKFEILNCFKKDEHSAVYLANHIFLEKKVFLKILNTETIPDSSIIERFKREAKILAQLEHPNIIKVFDFGMFENFFYISFEYFESKNLREVLNSIKLSDENKKDIFLQIVKALDFAHSKNVIHRDIKPENILINENLEVKLTDFGLAQDALNNFVTQKYSVVGTPAYMSPEQIQGESLTYKSDLFSLGITAAELFLSKNLFLGENTNETINNIISFNEENYQSEFEILSDEIRKVIKGLLAANPENRFESCKNILEIFNVQNVYPNKIEKKYEKKILIPILIFIGIFSLIILLKFLLNNFEDKNSKDNNLKSENFSDTNFINQQNSKSAKVDTQKKSEIENAENLIPQNFDKIISSENLNSAQNIFGELYVKCYPWAKVYLNNKFIETTPLENNINTKSGNYLLTLVHPEYPKFSDSIKIIPNKLTFVEINLDTLFGYFNCQVFPWGEIFINGEKKGVTPLEFPIKLFEGNYKLTIKNPQFSEIEQKIKIVKNDTLSMKFNMKNYQ, translated from the coding sequence ATGAAAGAAAATTTAAATGAGATATTATTTAAGAAATTTGAGATTTTAAACTGCTTCAAGAAAGATGAACATTCAGCAGTTTATTTGGCAAATCATATTTTTTTGGAAAAAAAGGTCTTTTTAAAAATTTTAAATACCGAAACAATTCCGGATTCTTCAATTATTGAAAGATTTAAGAGAGAAGCTAAAATCCTTGCCCAGCTTGAACATCCGAACATTATAAAAGTTTTCGATTTCGGAATGTTTGAAAACTTTTTCTACATTTCGTTTGAATATTTCGAAAGTAAAAATCTTCGCGAAGTTTTAAATTCTATAAAATTATCTGATGAAAATAAAAAAGATATTTTTCTGCAAATTGTAAAAGCTCTGGATTTTGCACATTCCAAAAACGTAATTCACAGAGATATTAAACCGGAAAATATTTTAATTAATGAAAACCTCGAAGTAAAATTGACAGATTTCGGGTTAGCACAAGATGCGTTAAATAATTTTGTTACACAAAAATATTCTGTTGTTGGAACTCCGGCTTACATGTCGCCCGAGCAAATTCAAGGTGAATCTTTAACTTATAAAAGTGATTTGTTTTCTTTGGGAATTACAGCAGCAGAATTATTTCTCAGTAAAAATTTATTTTTGGGCGAAAACACAAACGAAACGATTAATAATATAATTTCATTCAATGAAGAAAATTATCAATCAGAGTTTGAGATTTTATCTGATGAAATTAGAAAAGTTATTAAAGGATTGCTTGCCGCAAATCCAGAAAATAGATTTGAATCGTGCAAAAATATTTTAGAAATTTTTAATGTACAAAATGTGTACCCAAACAAAATTGAAAAAAAGTATGAAAAGAAAATTCTTATTCCAATTTTAATTTTTATAGGAATTTTTAGTTTAATAATTTTGTTGAAATTTTTATTGAACAATTTTGAAGATAAAAATTCTAAAGATAATAATCTCAAATCAGAAAATTTTTCGGATACAAATTTTATAAATCAACAAAACTCCAAATCTGCAAAAGTTGATACTCAAAAAAAATCGGAAATTGAAAATGCTGAAAATTTAATTCCTCAAAATTTTGATAAAATAATTTCATCAGAAAATTTAAATTCAGCTCAAAATATTTTTGGCGAGCTATATGTAAAATGTTATCCTTGGGCAAAAGTTTATTTAAATAATAAATTTATAGAAACAACTCCGCTCGAAAATAATATTAATACAAAATCCGGAAATTACTTACTAACATTGGTTCATCCGGAATATCCAAAATTTTCAGATAGTATAAAAATTATTCCAAACAAACTTACTTTTGTAGAAATAAATTTAGATACGTTATTTGGATATTTTAATTGCCAAGTTTTTCCTTGGGGAGAAATTTTTATAAACGGTGAAAAAAAAGGAGTTACTCCACTTGAATTTCCGATTAAGCTGTTTGAAGGAAATTATAAATTGACAATTAAAAACCCGCAGTTTTCGGAAATTGAGCAAAAAATTAAAATTGTAAAAAATGATACATTGAGCATGAAGTTTAATATGAAAAATTATCAATAA
- a CDS encoding T9SS type A sorting domain-containing protein, which translates to MKTKLLLIIIFFINNIFSQQDSIDELIKYYPLHIGDYWEYEVSQRDEGKIYSWIGFRKIIGDTLLNNRNYFTVTESKMGTVNSDFIRRYFLRIDSLKGNIYEYDQSIKDILVDSLQINIGDTLKYNCSKLSDFYIKEIFGNSVETRIYTEACITNELVSYDIELSKNFGLTNKLYSESIVTPISYEYNLIFANINGIEYGIKTDINNNFPLQKSFLLKQNYPNPFNPTTNINYSVPKSQNVKIIIYDMLGNEVKTILNELKIAGNYSINFNGENLSSGIYFYRLIAGENILTKKMTYIK; encoded by the coding sequence ATGAAAACAAAATTATTACTAATTATAATATTTTTTATAAATAATATTTTTTCACAACAAGATTCGATAGATGAATTAATAAAATATTATCCTCTCCATATTGGTGATTACTGGGAATACGAAGTTTCTCAGCGTGATGAAGGGAAAATTTATAGTTGGATTGGTTTTAGAAAAATTATTGGTGATACTCTTTTAAATAATAGAAATTACTTTACAGTTACTGAAAGCAAAATGGGCACAGTAAATTCTGATTTTATTCGCAGATATTTTTTAAGAATTGATTCATTAAAAGGAAATATATATGAATATGATCAAAGTATTAAAGATATTTTAGTAGATAGTTTGCAAATAAATATTGGTGATACATTAAAATATAATTGCTCCAAGTTATCTGATTTTTATATAAAGGAAATCTTTGGAAACTCTGTAGAAACCAGAATCTATACAGAAGCATGCATTACAAATGAATTAGTATCTTATGATATTGAGTTATCAAAAAATTTTGGATTAACAAATAAATTATATTCTGAGTCTATTGTAACACCGATTTCATATGAATATAATTTAATTTTTGCAAATATTAACGGAATTGAATATGGAATAAAAACCGATATAAATAATAATTTCCCATTACAAAAATCTTTTTTGCTTAAACAAAACTATCCCAATCCTTTTAACCCAACAACAAATATAAATTATTCAGTTCCAAAATCTCAAAATGTGAAAATCATAATTTATGATATGCTTGGTAATGAAGTAAAAACAATTCTTAACGAACTTAAAATTGCCGGCAATTATTCAATAAACTTTAATGGAGAAAATCTTTCTTCCGGTATTTATTTCTACAGATTAATTGCCGGTGAAAATATTCTGACTAAAAAAATGACTTATATTAAATAG
- a CDS encoding T9SS type A sorting domain-containing protein, giving the protein MKIFKLILIAFFFLSNFTYAYTELRINNPQTWYVGQGTIKEATLSIQPKGIYFEYNLYLTFSAINLGLTHEDTVEIIYNFNLPQNSIVHDSWLWFNGEIIKGKILDRWTASQIYEQIVGRRQDPSILVKNYNDQYELRVFPLAGDETRKVKLTFLVPAIWNSANVTAEIPTYLLHSSYILLENFDLQAKLTDDWKNPKVLEFADKSFSEVIDSTNGNYLSMNFVKNEIYSNSNLTFSIDAPFKNGIYLSKFEGTDENLYQLAFLPAVPQEVMKNKKAVILIDYQISNSSTTKNDVLNGIKRMLHQYFSEQDSFNLILSNKTINRISENWISADSNSIENTFNNLTQNLLSDYSNLPSLLSNGIQFINGKNNEGQIILLANSDNVGEAEVANSLIEDLMKMMNEIFPINVGNFQENYTNWYYYGGIDYLGNSYFYQNLTRLTGGNLFSTDYQNSFNAMINNLFTSLNSLLSTYDLHTALDNGFTYGRFDFNTNDNLVSLNTPILQIGKYIGTFPFNIEFNGIYDGTPFSNSEEVTDKNTIIADSISDVIWAGKFISTIEGNYDYYYSNLTNQEIYEIIDLSVNKKVLTKYTAFLCLEPGMEIDITDPNQFIDDGNGEWVVDVEETEEINSDTLFTSYPNPFNNQTTIKIRLSNKINPETATFKIYNVLGQVVKTFIPSANINETKEFEFFWNGENDNNSYVASGNYFFVMQHAGKVKTLKLVLVK; this is encoded by the coding sequence ATGAAAATATTTAAACTAATTTTAATCGCGTTTTTTTTTCTTTCCAATTTTACATATGCTTATACGGAATTAAGGATTAACAATCCGCAAACTTGGTATGTTGGTCAAGGCACAATTAAAGAAGCAACTCTTTCAATTCAACCAAAGGGAATTTATTTTGAGTATAATTTATACTTAACTTTTTCTGCAATTAATTTAGGATTAACACATGAAGATACAGTTGAAATAATTTACAATTTTAATCTTCCACAAAATTCAATTGTACATGATTCATGGCTTTGGTTCAATGGAGAAATTATTAAAGGAAAAATTCTTGACCGCTGGACAGCTTCACAAATTTATGAACAAATTGTTGGAAGAAGACAAGACCCCTCAATTCTTGTAAAAAATTATAATGATCAATATGAGCTTAGAGTTTTTCCGTTAGCTGGCGATGAAACGAGAAAAGTTAAACTTACATTTTTAGTTCCAGCAATTTGGAATTCAGCAAATGTAACTGCTGAAATTCCGACGTATTTACTTCATAGTTCGTACATACTTTTAGAAAATTTTGATTTGCAAGCAAAGCTTACGGATGATTGGAAAAATCCCAAAGTTTTAGAATTTGCAGACAAATCTTTTTCTGAAGTAATTGATTCAACGAATGGAAATTATCTCTCCATGAATTTTGTAAAAAATGAAATTTATTCAAATTCCAATTTAACTTTTTCAATCGATGCACCTTTTAAGAATGGAATTTATTTAAGTAAATTTGAAGGAACCGATGAAAACCTTTACCAGCTTGCGTTTCTGCCCGCAGTTCCGCAAGAAGTAATGAAAAACAAAAAAGCTGTAATTCTTATTGATTATCAAATTTCAAACAGTTCAACAACAAAAAACGATGTTTTAAATGGAATTAAAAGAATGCTGCATCAATATTTTTCTGAGCAAGATTCATTCAATTTAATTTTATCAAACAAAACTATAAATCGTATAAGTGAAAACTGGATTTCTGCCGACAGTAATTCTATTGAAAATACTTTTAATAATTTAACGCAAAACTTACTTTCGGATTATAGTAATTTACCTTCACTTCTTTCAAATGGAATTCAATTTATCAACGGGAAAAATAATGAGGGACAAATTATTCTTCTCGCAAATTCTGATAATGTTGGTGAAGCTGAAGTCGCAAATTCTTTAATTGAAGATTTAATGAAAATGATGAATGAGATTTTTCCAATCAATGTTGGGAATTTCCAAGAGAATTATACAAATTGGTATTACTATGGCGGAATTGATTACTTGGGAAATTCTTATTTTTATCAAAACTTAACAAGACTAACCGGAGGAAATTTATTTAGCACTGATTATCAAAATTCTTTTAATGCAATGATAAATAATTTATTTACATCTCTTAATTCACTTCTTTCTACTTATGATCTTCATACTGCGTTGGATAATGGCTTTACTTACGGAAGATTTGATTTTAATACAAATGATAACTTGGTTTCGCTAAATACCCCAATTCTACAAATCGGAAAGTATATCGGTACATTTCCATTTAATATTGAATTTAACGGAATTTATGATGGAACTCCTTTCTCCAATTCTGAAGAAGTTACAGATAAAAATACAATTATTGCAGATTCAATCTCTGATGTAATTTGGGCGGGGAAATTTATAAGCACAATTGAAGGAAATTATGATTACTATTACAGCAATTTAACAAATCAAGAAATTTATGAAATAATTGATCTCAGCGTTAACAAAAAAGTTCTTACAAAATACACAGCTTTTCTTTGCTTAGAACCGGGAATGGAAATTGATATAACTGATCCAAACCAATTTATTGATGATGGTAATGGTGAATGGGTTGTTGATGTTGAAGAAACAGAAGAAATTAATTCAGATACACTTTTTACATCTTATCCAAATCCGTTTAATAATCAAACTACAATTAAAATCAGATTGAGCAATAAAATAAATCCCGAAACTGCTACATTCAAAATCTATAATGTACTTGGGCAAGTTGTAAAAACTTTTATACCTTCAGCAAATATAAATGAAACAAAAGAATTTGAATTTTTCTGGAACGGTGAAAATGATAATAACTCATATGTTGCAAGTGGAAATTACTTTTTTGTTATGCAGCATGCGGGTAAAGTAAAAACATTAAAATTGGTTTTGGTAAAATAA